One genomic segment of Elgaria multicarinata webbii isolate HBS135686 ecotype San Diego chromosome 21, rElgMul1.1.pri, whole genome shotgun sequence includes these proteins:
- the LOC134412048 gene encoding COUP transcription factor 2-like, producing MALVVAPWQEELPGGPPGVPPPPAPAPVTQEPGGGSNGDSKGVSAAVDCLVCGDKASGKHYGQFTCEGCKSFFKRSVRRNLSYTCRASRQCPVDQHHRNQCQHCRLTKCLKVGMRREAVQRGRMAHTQPSSGQYPLTNGDPYNCHSYLTGFISLLLRAEPYPTSRYGAQCLQPNSIMGIENICELAARLLFSAIEWAKCIPFFPDFQLADQVCLLRMTWSELFVLNAAQCSMPLHVAPLLAAAGLHASPMSADRVVAFMDHIRVFQEQVEKLKALHVDSAEYSCLKAIALFTPDAVGLTDLCHVENVQEKSQCALEEYVRNQYPNQPSRFGRLLLRLPSLRIVSAPVIEQLFFVRLVGKTPIETLIRDMLLSGSSFNWPYIPMQTYQFIGDLP from the exons ATGgctttggtggtggccccctggcaGGAGGAGCTTCCCGGGGGTCCCCCAGGggtccctcctccccctgcccctgccccagtcACGCAGGAGCCCGGCGGGGGAAGCAACGGCGACAGCAAGGGGGTGTCGGCGGCCGTGGACTGCCTGGTGTGCGGCGACAAGGCCAGCGGCAAGCACTACGGCCAGTTCACCTGCGAGGGCTGCAAGAGCTTCTTCAAGCGCTCCGTCCGCCGCAACCTCAGCTACACCTGCCGTGCCAGCCGCCAGTGCCCCGTCGACCAGCACCACCGGAACCAGTGCCAACATTGCCGCCTCACCAAGTGCCTCAAGGTTGGCATGCGCCGCGAAG ccGTACAGCGAGGTCGCATGGCGCACACTCAGCCCAGCTCCGGCCAGTACCCCTTGACCAACGGAGACCCCTACAACTGCCACTCCTACCTGACGGgcttcatctccctcctgctgcgGGCGGAGCCTTACCCGACCTCCCGCTACGGCGCCCAGTGCCTGCAGCCCAACAGCATCATGGGCATTGAGAACATCTGTGAGCTGGCGGCCCGTTTGCTCTTCAGCGCCATCGAGTGGGCCAAGTGCATTCCTTTCTTCCCCGACTTCCAGCTGGCCGACCAGGTCTGCTTGCTGCGCATGACCTGGAGCGAACTCTTTGTCCTCAACGCGGCCCAGTGCTCCATGCCGCTGCACGTGGCCCCGCTCCTGGCCGCTGCCGGCCTCCACGCCTCGCCGATGTCCGCTGACCGCGTGGTGGCCTTCATGGACCACATCCGGGTCTTCCAGGAGCAGGTGGAAAAGTTGAAGGCGCTGCATGTGGACTCGGCtgaatattcctgcctgaaagccaTCGCACTCTTCACGCCAG ATGCGGTGGGGCTGACGGATCTGTGCCACGTGGAAAACGTCCAGGAGAAGTCCCAGTGTGCCTTAGAGGAATACGTCCGGAACCAGTACCCCAACCAGCCCAGCCGTTTCGGGCGCCTCCTCCTACGCCTGCCGTCGCTACGCATCGTCTCGGCCCCCGTGATAGAACAGCTCTTCTTCGTCCGCCTGGTGGGGAAGACCCCTATCGAGACCCTGATCCGGGACATGCTGCTGTCGGGATCCAGCTTCAACTGGCCGTACATCCCCATGCA GACCTATCAGTTCATTGGTGATCTTCCTTGA